The Nothobranchius furzeri strain GRZ-AD chromosome 8, NfurGRZ-RIMD1, whole genome shotgun sequence genome includes a region encoding these proteins:
- the uqcrh gene encoding cytochrome b-c1 complex subunit 6, mitochondrial has product MVIEDKMLTNGEPEEEEEEEEEEEMVDPLETIRQKCEAAEHCVHTRERLEACENRVGSRSSTEEDCTEELFDFLHARDHCVAHKLFHSVK; this is encoded by the exons ATGGTTATTGAAGATAAGATGCTTACGAACGGAGAGCCCGAAGAG gaggaggaagaggaggaggaagaggaaatgGTG GATCCTCTTGAAACAATAAGACAGAAGTGTGAGGCAGCTGAGCACTGCGTTCACACTCGTGAGCGTCTGGAGGCGTGTGAGAACAGAGTTGGCTCTCGGTCTTCGACAGAGGAGGATTGCACTGAGGAGCTGTTTGACTTCTTGCATGCGCGCGACCACTGT GTGGCTCACAAACTGTTTCATTCTGTCAAATGA